A genome region from Setaria italica strain Yugu1 chromosome III, Setaria_italica_v2.0, whole genome shotgun sequence includes the following:
- the LOC101757159 gene encoding extensin isoform X3: MKGTPAPLNILLLLLLLFLHLLPPALALPWCRPRRGATPPERRRHERMVTLLRPHRHAHGPAAVSVRLSRSHSRHQLPSSPPCGPRRSSALRPMAQDPSHPHRQSSKDTAAPPPPPQEQPEQPEIAPPRPPSQPPRDVVQEASSSSSSTGSDAGSSWLQLGIGPSSTSPPPPPSSRRKRQRTDEAGPSTSVHPGAAPPTLPPPPQLRLSLQPGPSSSAPAAAVGAVVAAAPPPPAHEAGTWFLLRAAQNQRREPPLPQIPRSYLRVSRDGRMTVRVVMRYLVNKLGLDDDSQAMCV, encoded by the exons ATGAAAGGCACCCCTGCCCCCTTGAacattcttctcctcctcctcctcctcttcttgcacCTCCTCCCTCCTGCGCTCGCTCTCCCATGGTgtcggccgcggcgcggcgcaacGCCACCAGAGAGGAGGAGGCATGAGAGGATGGTGACGCTGCTCCGGCCGCACCGCCACGCCCATGGGCCGGCCGCCGTCAGCGTTCGCCTCAGCAGAAGCCACAGCCGCCACCAattgccgtcgtcgccgccctgTGGTCCTCGCCGTAGCAGCGCCCTGAGGCCCATGGCACAGGACCCCTCCCACCCGCACCGGCAGAGCAGCAAGGAcaccgccgcgccaccgccgccgccgcaggagcagCCCGAGCAGCCGGAGatagcgccgccgcggccgccgtcgcagcCCCCGCGCGACGTCGTCCAGGAAgccagtagcagcagcagcagcaccggcaGCGACGCCGGCTCCTCCTGGCTGCAGCTCGGGATCGGCCCGtcctcgacgtcgccgccgccgccgccgtcctcgcggcGGAAACGACAAAGAACCGATGAGGCGGGTCCCTCGACGTCCGTACATCCGGGAGCCGCGCCCCcgacgctcccgccgccgccgcagctgcggCTCTCTCTACAGCCGGGGCCTTCGTCCTCGgccccggcagcggcggtgggggcagtggtggcggcggcgccgccaccgcccgcccacGAGGCCGGCACGTGGTtcctgctccgggcggcgcagaACCA GAGGAGGGAGCCGCCATTGCCGCAGATTCCGAGGAGCTACTTGAGGGTTAG CAGAGACGGGAGGATGACAGTTAGAGTAGTGATGAGGTACCTGGTTAACAAGCTGGGGCTTGACGACGATTCACAG GCTATGTGCGTGTAG
- the LOC101757159 gene encoding extensin isoform X4, translating to MKGTPAPLNILLLLLLLFLHLLPPALALPWCRPRRGATPPERRRHERMVTLLRPHRHAHGPAAVSVRLSRSHSRHQLPSSPPCGPRRSSALRPMAQDPSHPHRQSSKDTAAPPPPPQEQPEQPEIAPPRPPSQPPRDVVQEASSSSSSTGSDAGSSWLQLGIGPSSTSPPPPPSSRRKRQRTDEAGPSTSVHPGAAPPTLPPPPQLRLSLQPGPSSSAPAAAVGAVVAAAPPPPAHEAGTWFLLRAAQNQRREPPLPQIPRSYLRVRDGRMTVRVVMRYLVNKLGLDDDSQAMCV from the exons ATGAAAGGCACCCCTGCCCCCTTGAacattcttctcctcctcctcctcctcttcttgcacCTCCTCCCTCCTGCGCTCGCTCTCCCATGGTgtcggccgcggcgcggcgcaacGCCACCAGAGAGGAGGAGGCATGAGAGGATGGTGACGCTGCTCCGGCCGCACCGCCACGCCCATGGGCCGGCCGCCGTCAGCGTTCGCCTCAGCAGAAGCCACAGCCGCCACCAattgccgtcgtcgccgccctgTGGTCCTCGCCGTAGCAGCGCCCTGAGGCCCATGGCACAGGACCCCTCCCACCCGCACCGGCAGAGCAGCAAGGAcaccgccgcgccaccgccgccgccgcaggagcagCCCGAGCAGCCGGAGatagcgccgccgcggccgccgtcgcagcCCCCGCGCGACGTCGTCCAGGAAgccagtagcagcagcagcagcaccggcaGCGACGCCGGCTCCTCCTGGCTGCAGCTCGGGATCGGCCCGtcctcgacgtcgccgccgccgccgccgtcctcgcggcGGAAACGACAAAGAACCGATGAGGCGGGTCCCTCGACGTCCGTACATCCGGGAGCCGCGCCCCcgacgctcccgccgccgccgcagctgcggCTCTCTCTACAGCCGGGGCCTTCGTCCTCGgccccggcagcggcggtgggggcagtggtggcggcggcgccgccaccgcccgcccacGAGGCCGGCACGTGGTtcctgctccgggcggcgcagaACCA GAGGAGGGAGCCGCCATTGCCGCAGATTCCGAGGAGCTACTTGAGGGTTAG AGACGGGAGGATGACAGTTAGAGTAGTGATGAGGTACCTGGTTAACAAGCTGGGGCTTGACGACGATTCACAG GCTATGTGCGTGTAG